One Bacteroidota bacterium DNA window includes the following coding sequences:
- the hpnE gene encoding hydroxysqualene dehydroxylase HpnE has product MGTSTPPRVDALIIGGGLSGLAAAVRLASRGAEIVMCEQAPRLGGRCYSFTDPATGDVVDNGQHILLGAYHNLLAYLDTIGSREFLKVRSLTLPLHHPQKGFASFAVPPVPRPFHLPAGMLKFKLLTLAERRRLLKVGLALSRRNKSADEKLAGITVDQWLTGLGQSRRAMECLWNPIAIAVMNESPGKASALLFAKTLRAAFLGKKSDSAILLPTVGQTELYVSGALRYLAARKARLLVNTEVASLEIRHSAVSGVVLKDGRRLNAAHVIAAVPYHSLKRLVPPDLQEEKPFAGLHHLKSSPIVSLHLWFEEEVMNEEFVGLIGRRIQWVFNRRRITGGGGKKSGYLSAVISAAHEYAHLSRQELLSIALEDLRGVYPALGKLVSSVVIKEKRATFSPTCEAEQWRPGAVTPVSNLFLAGDWTDTGLPATIEGAVLSGNRAADLIG; this is encoded by the coding sequence CTGGGTACTTCCACGCCGCCGCGCGTTGACGCTCTCATCATAGGGGGCGGATTGAGCGGGCTCGCCGCGGCTGTGCGCCTGGCCTCCCGGGGCGCCGAAATCGTCATGTGCGAACAGGCGCCGAGACTCGGCGGGAGATGCTACTCCTTTACCGACCCGGCCACGGGAGATGTCGTCGACAACGGCCAGCACATTCTCCTGGGCGCCTACCACAATCTCCTTGCCTATCTCGACACGATCGGCAGCAGGGAATTCCTCAAGGTCCGCTCCCTGACTCTTCCGCTGCACCATCCGCAGAAGGGCTTCGCATCGTTCGCCGTGCCCCCGGTCCCGCGGCCGTTTCACCTCCCCGCGGGCATGCTCAAATTCAAGTTGCTCACTCTTGCCGAGCGAAGGAGGCTTCTCAAGGTCGGTCTCGCCCTCAGCCGCCGGAACAAGAGCGCCGACGAGAAGCTCGCGGGGATCACGGTCGATCAATGGTTGACCGGTCTCGGACAATCGCGGCGCGCGATGGAGTGCCTCTGGAATCCGATTGCAATCGCTGTGATGAACGAATCGCCCGGGAAGGCATCCGCTCTCCTGTTCGCGAAGACGCTTCGTGCCGCGTTCCTCGGGAAGAAATCCGACTCTGCCATCCTTCTTCCCACCGTCGGCCAGACGGAGCTCTATGTCTCCGGGGCGCTCCGCTACCTCGCTGCGAGAAAGGCCAGGCTCCTCGTGAACACGGAGGTTGCGTCGCTGGAGATCCGGCATTCGGCGGTCTCAGGCGTCGTGCTGAAGGACGGCCGACGGCTGAACGCCGCTCATGTTATCGCCGCGGTCCCCTACCACTCGTTGAAACGATTGGTCCCTCCGGATCTTCAGGAGGAAAAACCGTTTGCGGGGTTGCACCATCTCAAAAGCTCGCCCATCGTCTCGCTCCATCTCTGGTTCGAAGAGGAGGTCATGAATGAAGAATTCGTGGGGTTGATCGGACGGAGGATTCAATGGGTGTTCAACCGGAGGAGGATCACGGGGGGCGGCGGGAAGAAATCGGGCTACCTCTCGGCCGTCATCAGCGCCGCCCACGAATACGCCCATCTCTCCCGTCAGGAGTTGCTTTCGATCGCACTCGAGGACCTCCGCGGAGTCTATCCGGCTCTGGGCAAACTCGTCTCATCGGTCGTCATCAAGGAAAAACGGGCCACTTTTTCTCCCACGTGCGAGGCCGAGCAATGGCGCCCCGGGGCGGTAACTCCCGTCTCCAATCTCTTCCTGGCGGGTGACTGGACCGACACGGGATTGCCGGCGACGATTGAAGGAGCGGTCCTGAGCGGAAACAGGGCTGCCGATCTGATCGGCTAG
- the hpnD gene encoding presqualene diphosphate synthase HpnD: MGSDLAFFPGGAGTVPGKSSFDYSLAFLPRDKREALKTVYAFCRTTDDIVDGPEISGVNGKIELLRKWRAELEHAFEGRSEYPVLNRLSAIARRFNIPVMHFTELVRGVEMDLVKNRYEDFEELKQYCMLVASSVGLMTLEIFGPRNRGTREYAVNLGIALQLTNILRDVAIDASYGRIYLPQEDLRRFGYTESDLLAGKYTPQFRELMEFETGRAEEYYRRAKDSLPNEDRRAMFAPKIMERIYFHTLLRIKDAGYNVFDHRVRLPRFLQFLIAVKYWVKQRLFGR; the protein is encoded by the coding sequence GTGGGATCTGACCTAGCCTTCTTTCCGGGCGGAGCAGGGACCGTCCCGGGGAAATCGAGCTTCGACTACTCTCTCGCGTTTCTTCCGAGGGACAAGCGCGAGGCGTTGAAAACAGTCTATGCCTTTTGCCGGACGACCGACGATATCGTCGACGGCCCGGAGATCTCGGGAGTCAACGGGAAAATTGAACTTCTCCGGAAGTGGCGGGCGGAACTCGAGCACGCGTTCGAAGGCCGGTCGGAATATCCCGTCCTCAACCGCCTGAGCGCAATCGCCAGGCGCTTCAATATTCCCGTGATGCACTTCACCGAGCTGGTCCGGGGCGTGGAGATGGATCTGGTCAAGAACCGGTATGAAGATTTTGAAGAGTTGAAACAATACTGCATGCTTGTCGCCTCTTCGGTCGGGCTGATGACGCTCGAAATCTTCGGGCCGAGAAACCGGGGGACGCGGGAGTATGCGGTCAACCTGGGCATCGCTCTGCAGCTTACCAACATCCTCCGCGACGTCGCCATCGACGCCTCGTACGGCAGAATCTACCTTCCGCAGGAAGATCTCCGGCGGTTCGGCTACACGGAATCGGATCTCCTCGCGGGCAAGTACACGCCTCAGTTCCGCGAGTTGATGGAATTTGAGACCGGGCGCGCGGAGGAATACTACCGCCGGGCCAAGGATTCGCTGCCGAACGAGGACCGCCGCGCGATGTTCGCCCCGAAGATCATGGAACGGATCTACTTTCACACGCTCCTCCGCATCAAGGATGCCGGGTACAACGTGTTCGACCACCGCGTCCGGCTCCCTCGCTTCCTCCAGTTCCTGATCGCGGTGAAATACTGGGTGAAGCAGCGGCTCTTCGGCCGATGA
- the hpnC gene encoding squalene synthase HpnC, translating into MENLTTSYSMPARFAGGSVTASWEPAGEGSGESRVSPVSPVSIDEAFRYCARVATAHYENFPVASLFLPADKRPYIQAIYAFSRVADDFADEQDRLPAERLANLDDWERMLRECYQGKAEHPVFIALGETVRQNRIPIEPLLDLLAAFRRDVTQSRYESFDDLLGYCRCSANPVGRLVLMIFGHREEALFALSDRICTALQLANFWQDVFVDAARNRLYIPLEDMRRFGYAEASWLGRVPGKGYKELMKFEIERTKGMFYEGAELPRLVEKELQVELKMVWLGGMSILRLLEKRGLDTGRRPSLGTLRKIMILVRALLVDDLSRYGRKKKQWDLT; encoded by the coding sequence ATGGAGAATCTCACCACATCATACAGCATGCCGGCCCGCTTCGCAGGGGGTTCCGTCACGGCCTCGTGGGAGCCCGCGGGGGAGGGCTCCGGTGAATCCCGCGTCTCCCCCGTTTCCCCCGTTTCAATTGACGAGGCGTTCCGCTATTGTGCCAGGGTCGCAACGGCGCACTACGAAAACTTTCCCGTCGCATCGCTCTTTTTGCCTGCCGACAAGCGCCCCTACATTCAGGCCATTTATGCGTTCAGCCGCGTCGCGGATGACTTTGCCGACGAACAGGACCGTCTTCCCGCCGAGCGGCTCGCCAATCTCGACGATTGGGAGAGGATGCTCCGGGAGTGTTACCAGGGGAAGGCGGAGCACCCGGTGTTCATCGCACTCGGCGAGACCGTCAGGCAGAACCGGATCCCGATCGAACCCCTTCTGGACCTCCTTGCGGCATTCCGGCGGGACGTGACACAGTCGCGGTACGAGTCGTTCGATGACCTGCTCGGCTATTGCCGCTGCTCGGCGAACCCCGTCGGCAGGCTCGTGCTGATGATCTTCGGGCACAGGGAGGAGGCGCTCTTCGCTCTCTCGGACCGGATCTGCACCGCCCTGCAGCTTGCGAACTTCTGGCAGGATGTCTTCGTCGATGCCGCCAGGAACCGTTTGTACATTCCTCTCGAGGACATGCGCCGCTTCGGGTACGCCGAGGCGAGCTGGCTCGGCCGGGTGCCCGGGAAGGGCTACAAAGAGCTGATGAAGTTCGAGATCGAGCGGACGAAAGGGATGTTTTATGAAGGGGCGGAACTCCCCCGCCTGGTCGAGAAGGAACTCCAGGTCGAGCTGAAGATGGTCTGGCTCGGGGGGATGTCGATACTCCGCCTGCTCGAGAAGCGCGGCCTCGACACCGGCAGGAGGCCCTCGCTGGGAACGCTCCGGAAGATCATGATCCTGGTTCGCGCGCTTCTTGTCGACGACCTGAGCCGGTACGGCAGAAAGAAGAAACAGTGGGATCTGACCTAG
- the tilS gene encoding tRNA lysidine(34) synthetase TilS — MNASESLLGRLREFLQRFRLIERGEKIILAVSGGSDSMVLLDAFERLKDDYQLTLALAHFNHRLRGEESDQDESFVRSAAGARGLECYVERADTRDIADARRQSIEETARELRYEFFRKLRSSLGFQRVATAHQADDNAETILFNLFRGAGVRGLSGIPVKRDDQCVVRPLLFATKELIMKYASEREVRYRDDSTNAGNEYTRNFLRHEVIPLVRRNVNPNLIVTLRRTGELFNQLEEYLGAVTQGVLPSVLVRETPRTIRIDLKALLDQPAFLREHLLLHFGRRFTSREVDFGTVKTMLRVAEGETGSSCSIGGDAVFYRNRGQLVFSRVKRLAPYRHRIELNRRYEFDRFGFGSALGGEINLSADPNTEFVDADTLGEECVLRSWKEGDWFVPLGMREKKKLSDFFIDEKIPLFEKLAIPVFVSDGEIVWVCGKRLDDRHKIRPTTTRVMKLDYAPRSSPDE; from the coding sequence ATGAACGCGTCAGAATCTCTCCTCGGCAGGCTCCGGGAATTCCTCCAGCGTTTCAGACTGATCGAACGCGGGGAGAAGATTATTCTGGCCGTGAGCGGAGGGTCGGATTCGATGGTCCTCCTGGATGCGTTCGAGCGTCTCAAGGACGATTATCAGCTGACTCTGGCGCTCGCGCATTTCAACCACCGGTTGCGCGGAGAAGAGTCGGATCAGGATGAGTCGTTCGTCCGCTCGGCGGCGGGCGCGCGGGGGTTGGAATGCTACGTGGAACGGGCCGATACGCGCGACATCGCCGATGCGCGCAGGCAATCGATCGAAGAGACGGCCAGGGAGTTGCGCTATGAATTCTTCAGGAAACTCCGGTCCTCCCTCGGCTTCCAGCGGGTTGCGACAGCTCACCAGGCGGACGATAACGCGGAAACGATCCTCTTTAACCTCTTCAGGGGTGCCGGCGTCCGGGGGCTTTCGGGCATTCCGGTCAAACGGGACGACCAGTGCGTCGTTCGCCCCCTCCTGTTCGCCACCAAAGAACTGATCATGAAATACGCGTCCGAGCGCGAGGTCCGGTACCGCGACGATTCGACGAACGCCGGGAACGAATACACACGGAATTTTCTCCGGCATGAAGTGATCCCCCTCGTGCGGAGGAATGTCAATCCGAACCTGATCGTAACCCTCCGGCGGACGGGCGAGCTGTTCAATCAGCTTGAAGAATACCTCGGAGCTGTGACACAGGGCGTCCTCCCGTCGGTGCTGGTCCGCGAAACTCCCCGGACCATCCGGATCGATTTGAAGGCGCTTCTGGATCAGCCCGCGTTTCTCCGCGAGCACCTTCTGCTTCATTTTGGCCGGAGGTTCACGTCGAGGGAAGTCGACTTCGGAACGGTGAAGACCATGCTCCGCGTGGCGGAGGGCGAAACGGGAAGTTCCTGCTCGATCGGCGGCGACGCCGTCTTTTACCGGAACCGCGGGCAGCTGGTCTTTTCGCGCGTGAAGCGGCTGGCTCCGTACCGGCACCGGATCGAGCTGAACAGGAGATATGAATTCGACCGGTTCGGGTTCGGATCGGCGCTGGGCGGCGAGATCAACCTGTCGGCGGACCCGAACACCGAATTCGTCGACGCGGACACGCTCGGCGAGGAATGCGTCCTGCGAAGCTGGAAGGAAGGCGACTGGTTTGTTCCCCTCGGGATGCGGGAAAAGAAGAAACTGAGCGATTTTTTTATTGACGAAAAAATACCGTTATTTGAAAAGCTGGCCATTCCCGTTTTCGTCTCGGACGGCGAAATCGTGTGGGTATGCGGGAAACGGCTCGACGACAGGCATAAAATCAGACCGACCACAACACGAGTGATGAAGCTGGACTATGCGCCCCGAAGCAGCCCGGATGAATGA
- the hpt gene encoding hypoxanthine phosphoribosyltransferase: MSKYITVHDDRFVLYLTEKKIQARVKALGRKVSRDYKGRVPIFIGILNGAFVFMADLIRHVDIDCEIDFMKLSSYGDAKISSGNVTLLKELNCQVEGRDIIIVEDIVDSGLSVDFMIRLISQHNPRSFKVVTLLYKKDAAKIRVPINYVGFVIPNYFVIGYGLDYAQKVRNLRGIYRLSD; the protein is encoded by the coding sequence ATGAGTAAATACATCACGGTACACGACGACCGCTTCGTACTTTATCTGACGGAAAAGAAGATTCAGGCGCGCGTGAAGGCGCTCGGCAGGAAGGTGAGCAGGGACTACAAGGGGCGGGTTCCCATCTTTATCGGGATCCTGAACGGCGCGTTCGTGTTCATGGCGGATCTCATCAGGCACGTGGATATCGATTGCGAGATCGATTTCATGAAGCTCTCCAGCTACGGGGACGCCAAGATCAGCTCCGGGAACGTCACCCTTCTCAAGGAGCTGAATTGCCAGGTCGAGGGACGGGACATCATTATCGTGGAAGACATCGTGGATTCGGGGTTATCGGTGGACTTCATGATCCGGCTGATTTCGCAGCATAACCCCCGGTCGTTCAAGGTGGTGACGCTGCTCTATAAAAAGGACGCCGCAAAGATCCGCGTCCCCATCAACTATGTCGGCTTCGTCATCCCGAATTACTTCGTGATCGGGTACGGGCTCGACTACGCTCAGAAGGTGCGGAACCTGCGCGGAATTTACCGCCTGAGCGAC